AAGCCGTGCTTATATGGAGTAGCGTCTGGGGATACTCACCACGTACGTTGGGTGTCCATATCCGGGTTTGCTTAAGGGTTGACCACCCCGACACATAATCCACCGTTCCATAAATCAACTGTCCCTGGTTTGGCAATAGCCGGTTTTCTTCCAGCAGCAATCCCCAGGCCGAGAATGGTCCTCTGTTGCGTATCCAAAGTTCATATTCGACAGGCTCCCCAGCGTTTCCTCGCCGTGAAGAAAATGCAAGTTCAACTTCCAAGCCCCAGAGCGACAAATATGGCCAAATCAGGGCGATCCCCAACACGGCTAAGCAGCACGCCGCCAAACTAAAGGCTTGCGGCGCAAGCATAAGTCCACAGGCGAGTGCGATGCCACCAATGCTCACTAAAACTAAAATGGGTTTCACTTGGCCAGACATACGCGCAACTTTGAGAGGCAATATTAATAGCCTAGAGACTCATCCATATTATCGCAATGAATGGTCACTTGCAATAGATTTGCGTATTTTTTATCGACTTTGGCTGGCTTTTGTAGGGCTAGCTTATAAAACATTACACCCTAAATGTAAATTAAAATCAAAATTTTTCTATTATTTTGTTCAAGTTTTATTTAGCCGATGATTCGGTTGTGGTAGGACAATTTGGATACCGCAAGGCCCCTACCCCAAACGCAGTTCCGACATCTGGCGCGATGGCATGGCGTGGACCAAGTATTTATGCGTCAGGCTGTCCGAAAGGCCCCGCAACCCCGTCGCCACGCGCGTCAGCAACCGGTCCAAATGCTGCCGACGTTGCGTGCGGTCGGTATCCAGCAGCTTTTCAATTTCGGCCAAGCGGACATGCGTCAAGGCGGATAGGATTGTCCGTTGTTCTCCCGTTAGCAAATCCGTGCCCAGTTCATTAGGCAAGTGATCCACATGACCAGACAATGCCGCCAGTTGGAAACCGACCGAACGGGGGTTGGTTTCATCGGTCAGCAGCAAATCCAACACCGCCCGCGCTTGCAGAATATTTAAATAGCGATTGCGATACGTCATGGAGCTATCGGCGATCTCCAACAGCGCTTCCAGGATGGCGGTTTCCGCTGGACGGGACGCCACCAGCGTCTGTGCCAATAAATTTAACGTATACAGCGCGCGCTCCATCCGACGGCCAATATCCAAAAATCGCCACGCCGGACCACGGGTCATGCTTTCCACCCCCAGACCGCTAAATGCCGACAGGGTGATGACCATTTGGTTGAGCATCCCCAGGACATCCGCCAACGACGCCACCCCCAACGGGTAGCCGGGCATCCATTCCAGGTGCAGGCGATTGAGAATCCGCCAACTATCGATAGAAATCCGGTCGCGAACGATGCTGGTCAAATCCTGGATATTTTGCAGCGTCTTGCGCAGGCCGTCGGGTTGCCGCTCGTCCAGGACATACGCCAAAATCTCTTGTTGCATGGCGGAATTGCGCTCCACCAGCGGCAGATCAAAATCTTGCTGCGGTCCACCGCTATTGCCGCCATGCAACGCCTTGAGCAAGGCGGGCAATTCCGGGGATCCACCCGGCGTGGTTTCGTCCAACAGCCGCGATATCGTCCCCCGCAACAGGCGGATCGCTCCTTCCGCCCGCTCCACATTGCGCCCCAGCCAATACATATTATCCGCCACGCGACTGGGCAAGTCATTTCCGCTGCGGCGAATGGTCAACGGCTCGCCGGCGGGATGCAACAAACTTACTGGCTTTACCGGTCCCGCGGCCAACACCCAAACGTCCTTGCTTCCCTGTCCGGCGTGAGTGGACTCGGCTAACAGTTGGTCGGCGTGCGAGATGCGGACCAATCCGCCAGGCAAGACGTGGTATTGCTCCCCTTTTCCCATGACAAATGCGCGCAGGCCCATGCGACCCGCCTCGATCGCGCCGTTGTTCCAGACCGGGACGGTGCTTCGTTCAATGATGGCCTGTCCGACAAATTGTTCGCCGTGGCGGGTGATTTTCTCGCGCAAAGCGGCTTTTTCGCTGGAGGATAAACCGCGCACCAGGATAGGTTTGGCCCGTGGTTCAAAGGCTGGCTTGATGATCAATTGATCGAGATTGGCCAGCACCTGAGTTTGACCGGCGGCGTCGCCACACCACCAACTCGGTATGCAGGGGAGCAATAATTCCTGGCCCAGCAGCCGCCGGGCCAAATGCGGCACCACCGCCTGAAACGCCGGAGCCTCGAGCAGGTTGCTCCCCAGGGGATTGGCGATGACCACATTTCCGCAGCGGACAGCGTGGGTCAACCCCGGAATGCCGTTGACCGTGCCGCCCGACAATTCCAGGGGATCGCAGTCGGGATCGGCGACGCGGCGCATGATGACATCCACGGGCAGCAATCCGCCAAGTGTCTTTAAAAAGACCAGATTATCGCGTACGGTAAGGTCTCCCCCCTCGACCAGGGTATAACCCAGATAACGCGCTAAATAGGCGTCTTCAAAGTAAGCGGGACTGCGGGGGCCGGGACTAAGCAGAACAATTCGGGGATTTTCACGATGGCGGGGGGCCAACTCGTGCAGGGCTTCGCGCATAATCAAAAAAAAGCCCGCCAAGCGCTGCACCTCGCAAGCTTGGTAGGTCTCGGGCATCATCCGGGACAGAACGATCCGGTTTTCCACGGCATAGCCCGCCCCCGCCGGAGCCTGCGTGCGATCGGCCAGGATCGACCATTCGCCCCCGGAATCACGGGCCAGATGCGCCGCATAAAACTGCAGATATTGCCCATGCACCACGGGCAAGCCATGCGCCGCCCGCAAATATAACGGATTTGCCAGGACAAATTCGGGGGGGATCAGTCCTTCAATGATGAGCCGCTGGGGGCCGTACAAATCGGCCAGGATTAAGTTGAGCAGGCGGGCCCGCTGGGCGATACCCGCGGCCAACCGGTCCCATTCCGCGGCACCCAACAGCAGCGGCAGGGGATCAAGTTCCCAGGGACGATCCCGCCCTTGGTTTTCGTCATAGACATTATAGGTGACGCCATTATCCCGCAGCATCCGTCGGGCTTGTTCCCAACGGCGGGAAAATTCCTCCCCCCCCACATGCCGCAGACAATCCACGAACTTGCGCCATGCGGGCCGTATCTCGCCCGCCGCGGTGGTGTATTCATCATAGCCCGTGGGGGGCGCGGGATACATCTCAAGGAAGGATCCCATCCGACTAGGATGCGGATTCTCGGTGGCGACATTCATGGAATCGGCTGGAAGCTCCTCCAGCTCCGACTAGCGTGTGGGGCAATCGGCCATGTGGGGGCAAACGACGCGTGGGGCACAACCGGCGCGCCCCGGGGCAAGCGACACATGCGGAACTTTCCCCGGAAAGTCCGGCATTTTACTCTCCCTGATAACGCAGGTCGAGTGTGAACGGGAATTTGCCGTTGGTTTGGGGCAACGGTAACGCCCACGGTCCGGTGGAATGCCCAAACGGCTGAAACCGCGAGTTACGGCGTGTTTCGGCGGCGTTGGCATTGATCGGAAAGTTATCATAACTGAGTCCGCCGGGATGCATGACATGCCAGGTGGCCCCCCCCAGCGAGCGTTGCGTCCACTGGTCGTACAGGTCAAACACCAACGGAGTATGCACGCCAATGGTGGGATGCAGGCAAGAAGGGGGGCACCACGCCCGATACCGCACGCCGGCGATGTATTCTCCCGCGACGCCGGTGGGATGCAGCGGCACGCGGCGGCGATTGCATAACAGCACATGCCGGGTGTCGGTCAAACCGCGGACGTGCACTTGCAGCCGTTCCAGGCTGGAATCCACATAGCGCACCGTGCCGCCGCCGCCAGGTTCTTCGCCCAGTACCAACCACGGTTCGATCGCGCCGCGAAAGTCTAATTCAATGCTGTCGTAAACCACTTGGCCCAGCCGCGGAAAGCGGAATTCAAAATGCGGCGCAAACCAATCCCATGAAAGCGGATAACCGGCACTCTGTAGGTCGCGGATGACATCGCGGAAATCTTGCCAGACAAAATACGGCAGCATGAATTTGTCATGCAGCGTGGTCCCCCAATGCACCAACTTTTGCTGGTAGGGCTGCCGCCAAAAGACCGCCACTAACGCCCGCAAAAGTAACTGCTGCGCCAGGCTCATCTGCGCGTGGGGGGGCATTTCAAACGCGCGAAATTCCACCAGACCCAGCCGTCCAGACGACGTATCCGGAGAATAGAGCTTATCGATGCAAAACTCCGCCCGGTGGGTGTTGCCGGTAAGGTCCGTCAGCAAATTGCGAAAGAGCCGATCCGTGAGCCATGGGGGGCAGGATCCGTTGGCGGGTATTTGTTGAAAGGCGATTTCCAGTTCGTATAGCTGCTCATGCCGCGCCTCGTCAATGCGGGGAGCCTGGCTGGTCGGCCCGATAAACGTTCCCGAGAACAAATACGACAGCGAGGGGTGATTGTTCCAGTAGGTCAAGATACTGCGCAGCAAATCTGGACGGCGCAAAAACGGGCTTTCCGCCGGGGTCGGTCCCCCCATGACCACGTGATTTCCACCACCTGTGCCGGTATGGCGACCATCCACCATAAATTTATCGGTTCCCAGTCGGCAAGCGCGGGCATCCTCATACAGGCCGACGGTGTTTTTGACCAACTCGTCCCAGTTGTACGCTGGTTGCAGGTTGACTTCGATCACCCCCGGATCGGGCGTGACTCGCAGGTGTGTCAGGCGATAATCATGCGGAGGATGGTACCCCTCGATCACTACGGGCAAATCCAGTTCGGCCGCGGTTTCCTCGATGGCGGTAATCAGCGCCAGGTAATCCTCCACCAATTGCAGCGGCGGCATAAAAACATGCAATCGCCCCTCGCGCGTTTCAAAGCACATCGCCGTGCGGGTAATCCAAGCGGCGGATTCCCCCATTTGCGGTTGGCGTGTTGCGCTGGGTGAGCGGGCGATTCGGGGATCCAGCCATGAACGCCAATGTTCCCGCGTGGGAGAGAGTCCATGGCCGCCATTACCTAAATACGCTTCGGTGGTTAATACCGCCGTACCCCCTTGTTCCTCCGCCTCAATGTCCAGTTCGGCGGACAACTCCGCCATGTCCATCGGTTGTCCCGCGTCCCCCGCGACCAGTTTCACCGTTGTTTTTGAACGGCGGGCATCTTCCCGGCCATTGGCATAGGGGGAATTTAACCCCTGCAGTGCCGCCACCTCGTTAAGGCTTAACCCACGACCGGCCTTAAAGCCGCCTGTTTGGGGCCAGGATGGACCACGGCGTTCCGCCAGTTGCGCATGACTGGGCAAGGTCCCGCGCGGAGCCGACGGGTCAAATTCTCCCTGGTATTGACGTTCGTTTTCCAACGCCCAGGGGATGGAATCCAGGGGCAGGCGAAAACCCATGGGGGAGTCGCCCGGGATCAAAAACATGTGTTCCCGCCGCAAGAACCAAGGTCCGCTGGCCCATTGCCACCCTTGGGCACCTAATCGGCGTTCAATGGGCAGGGCATAGCCGACGATCGCTTTCAAACCCTGGTCAAAAATCTTTGCGATGCGCTCCCGCTCAACTTTGTCTTCTACCTTGGAGTCCAGGGGGTCGACATTCACCGGCAAGCGGCGTTCCCGCCACAGGTAATACCACGAATCCTCATACCCCGCCTGCAAGTATTCATCCCCCACCCCCAGGCGGCGGGCCAGCGCCGCGCCAAACCTTTGGGCATCCGCGGCGGTGTGATTGTAGTCGCGATCCTCGTCGACGAGCAAATCGGGATTCTTCCAAATGGGCTGGCCATCGCGCCGCCAATAGCAACTGAGCGCCCAGCGGGGAAGTTGTTCGCCGGGGTACCATTTTCCCTGGCCATAGTGCAATAAACCGCCCGAGGCAAAGCGCGCACGGAGCTTTTTAATTAATTCGCCCGCCAGAATGCGTTTTGTGGGACCCAGCGCGGCGGTATTCCATTCCGCCCCCTCCATGTCGTCAATGCTGACAAAAGTCGGTTCGCCCCCCATCGTCAGGCGCACGGCCTGCCGCTCAAGATCCACATCGATCTGATGTCCCAGGGCCTCGATGGCGGACCATTGTTCCGGGGAATAGGGTTTGGTCACGCGGGGTGTTTCCAGCACCCGGGTGAGATGCATGGCAAAATCAAAAGTAGATTCACAAGGCTCAACCGCGCCTGTGACGGGGGCGGCGCTTTGCGGATCGGGCGTGCAAGCCAGGGGTATATGCCCCTCACCGGCCAACAGTCCCGAGGTGGGGTCCAGCCCCACCCAACCCGCTCCGGGCAGGTAGACCTCAACCCAGGCGTGCAAATCGGTAAAATCCTGCGTGGGTCCGGCGGGACCGTCCAGGGGTTGGACATCCGCGACCAGTTGAATCAAATAACCCGACACAAACCGCGCCGCGATTCCTAGCTTTCTAAGTATTTGGACCAACAGCCAGGCGGTATCGCGGCAAGAGCCGCTGCGCAGTTGCAGGGTTTCCTCGCAGGTCTGCACCCCCGGTTCCAGCCGTATGGTGTATTGAATGTCATGCTTGACCCGCTGATTCAGAGCGACCAAAAAATCAATCGTGCGGGCGGGCGTGATGTCCACGGTCGAGACATACTCCCGCAGGAGGGGCCCATTTTCGATCTGTTCCAGAAAAGGGCGAAGTTCCGTGGCCAACCAAGGCTCATAGGTCCAGGGGAAGTGCTCGATTGACTTTTCCAGAAAAAAGTCAAACGGGTTGATCACGGTCATTTCCGCGACTAAATCGACCGTTATTTGGAATTTTGCGGATTTTTCCGGAAACACCAGCCGCGCCTGGTAATTCCCCTGGGGATCCTGCTGCCAATTGATAAAATGCCCCGCCGGCTCGATTTTTAGCGAGTAGCTAACAATCGGCGTGCGGCAGTGCGGGGCCGGGCGCAATCGGACAATCTGCGGAAAGATTGCAATCGGTCGGGCATAGCTATAAGTCGTGCTGTGGTGAAGTGCGACACGGAGCGCCATGAATCAAACATCCGGAGGGTAAAAAGAGAATTGCGGCCGCGGGTCCGCTAAATCCGGGCCGTCGATCCTGGTGGAAGGGCCATAAAGTCTAGCACACAATTTGCAACGCGGCGTTGGGAATTAGCCTTATTCAGGTAATTCGTAATTCGTAATTGATTCAATACCGCATTCCCATAATCTGGCTTTGCGATTGAACCTGGCCATTGTTACGCACGTAGGCCTCGGGGGACAGAAAACAGTAGTAAATCGACTCTCCCACGTCGTTTAAGCGGGTTTGAAATCGATCGATAAATTCATGCATCCCGATCGAAATGATTTCCTTAATGCTGGTATAGTCTAAATCCGCCCGCAGTCGACCCAGACGCTGCTCGGCCTGATTGTGAAACGTTCCCAGTCGACTGCCGGTCACGGTCAATAATGACTCCTCGGCCCGCAGCATGCAAAAGTGGACCGCCCGCGGAAAGGACTTGTCCAACAACAAAAATTCCGCCACTTGTTCGGGGGTGATCCGCCCAAATGCCTTGCGATACATCTCCAGGGCACTCGCGCTTTTTAACAGGGCCGCCCACTGAATCGTGTCAATGGGCGTACCCACGTCATTAACCGAAGGGAGCAGCAGGTAGTACTTGACATCCAAAATCCGCGAGGTTTTATCGGCTCGTTCCAACAGGCGGGCCATCCGGGCAAAGTGCCAAGCCTCGTTATGGGACATGGTGGCGTCGGTCACCCCCTGCAAGAGGTGGCTGGCCATTTTTACTTCGTGAAAAAAATCCAGCGGGGTGTCCAGCAGTCCCCGCCCGGTAGCCGCGCCGCGCACCATCAGGTAAAACTTGTTGAGTTCCTCCCACATGGCGCTGCTGATCATTTCCCGCACGGCGCGGGCGTTTTCCCGCGCTTTGCGCAGGCAGGAAATGATGGAATTGGGATTCTCGTCGTCAAAGGTCAAAAACTCGACCACTTTTTGCATGTTTGGCGTGCCATAGCGGTCGGCAAAAATATCATGATCGCCAGTGGTCGAAATCAACGGCAACCACTGGTCGCCGTGTTCAATTCCCAAATCCAGGGCAAGATTAAAATTGACCTCCACAAAGCGGGCGACGTTTTCCGCGCGCTCAATATACCGACTCATCCAGAAAATCGAATCCGCCACTCGACTAAGCATGGAGGTGTAACCGCTCTCTCGAAATGTTGGGGGGTTTATCGCCGAGGGGGTGATTACCCCGCGGCCGTGGTGCGTGTTATTACCTAATGTTATCGCTGGAATCCCGCCGCCGACCCGTGTGGCATCTCCGCAGCCTTTGTCCGGCTAGACCCAACTTACCCTTAATTTTCAAACAAAAAAACGCCTAAGAACCATAACTTTTGACCACCCAGGTATCCTTGCTGCCCCCCCCTTGGGAAGAATTGACCACGAGCGATCCTTGCTTGAGCGCGACCCGCGTCAAACCGCCGGGAAGCACGTAAATTTCCTCGCCGTACAAAATATACGGACGCAAATCCACATGCCGCCCCTCCAACCGGTCATTAATAATCGTGGGAACGCGCGACAACGCCAGCATGGGCTGGGCGATATAATTACGCGGATTTGACCGGATCAAATCACGGTACCTGGCGTGTTCGGCGGGTGTCGCCTTTGGCCCCAGCAATATCCCGTAGCCGCCGCTTTCGTTGGCTGGTTTAATCACCAGATCGGCGATATGGGCAAGCACGTATTCACATTGTTCCGGCTCGCCGCAGATATACGTGGGGACATTGGGAATAAGCGGCTTTTCGTTCAAGTAATACTGGATGATCTGTGGCACATAGGCGTACACGGCCTTATCATCGGCAATGCCCGTGCCGGGGGCATTGGCCAGAGCGACCCGACCCGCCCGATACACATCCATCAGACCCGCCACCCCCAGGGCCGAATCACTGCGAAAAACCGTCGGATCTAAAAAGTCATCGTCGATCCGCCTATAAATCACATCCACCCGCTCCAGCCCGCGCGTCGTCCGCATGTAACAATAGCCATCTTGCACGATCAAGTCCGAGCCCTGGACCAACTCCACTCCCATCTGCTGGGCGAGAAAACAATGCTCAAAATAGGCCGAATTATAAATGCCCGGCGAGAGCACCACCACGTTTGGATCGTTGGCCCCCTCCGGCGCGATGTATTGCAGCATCGCCAAGAGCCGTTCTGGATAATCCTCGACCGGCAGGATCGAAACGCCGTTAAACACCTGGGGAAAGGTCCGCTTCATCACCTCGCGGTTTTCCAGCACGTATGACACGCCGGAGGGGCAGCGTAAGTTGTCCTCCAGCACATAAATCTGCCCGTCGCCGCCGCGAACCAAGTCGGTCCCCGTGATATGGCACCATATTCCCCGCGTGGGATGCATTCCCGCGCACGGTCCGCGCAGGGTCTTGCCGCTGCTGATGAGCCATTCCGGGACTACGCCGTCGCGAATGATCCGCCGCTCGTTGTAAACATCGTCAATAAACAGATTCAGCGCCTTGATCCGCTGCTTTAACCCCGCCTCGACGCGCTGCCATTCTTCAAACTCGATGATCCGCGGAACAATGTCAAACGGCCAGATCTTTTCGGTGCCAGCCTCGTGCCCGTAGACGTTAAAGGTGATTCCCATGTTAAGCAGGGCCAAATCCGCCGCCCTTTGCCGCTTTTGCAGCTCCGCGGGGGTAAAATTCATGATCCGCTGCGTCAAGGCCGCACTGGAAATACGCGGGCGGCCGTCCGCCTCAAACATCTCGTCAAAAAATCCGTCCGTGTGATAGCTGGCAAAAAACCCCTCGCCAATTGGCTCGCTGGTTTCCACCGAAATTCGATTCACGGGGGCTTCACGCACGTTTGACACCGTCATAATTTGCACCTGGGCGTGAAAAAGTTAAATGAACATCTAAGCGATCCGCGGGAGTGTGCGAGCAGGACACAGTTTTCCTGGTCCCGCTAGCCTTGGCGATGTCACGCAGCAATTCCCGATCGTCCTATTCACAATACAGACCCTAGGCGGTCCACCCAAAGTTGAGAATTGGCAAACTTTGTCGGGGAATGAAAAATCGCACATTTTTGACAAGTGCTAGACAAAGCGGCACAATCTTGCTGTGAAAATAGGCAAACTGCCACGAAACCCCAATCGCCCTCGACCTAAAATCCGTCCCAAAGGCCAGGAATTCGCGGATAATCCCCGAATTGCCAATGATGTAAAAGGGCAATGTGGCCAAGAGCAGCATATAAAGGCAATTTTTGTGCCGGGATGTGGAAATAGCTAGCCAAGCTTAGAACTATCCCTCGATCTCGTAGCCTTTTCGCTGTTCCCGCTTGAGCCATTCGTTCGCCGCCGCGTCGCCGGTGATTTGCTCCCGCGCGGCATCCCAGGCAAGCGGCCGGTCCAGCCGAATGGCGATATTGGCCAAATGGCAGGTCGTCATGGCGCGATGATGGGTGTGGACATCGCTGACTGGCTCGCCCCGGTCGCGGACACATTCAAAGAAATTCGCCATGTGGTTGCCGGGCTTTTTTCCCTTGTACAACTTGGCCAGCAGTTCATCGGGGAGGGGGTCGGTCTTGAGCGCGACCGCCGCGGGTCCCATCAGCTTGCTGCGGCTGACAAACAGGTTTCCCTTTTCCCCTTCCACATAGACGCCATTCCCCTCGGGCAGCTTCATATCCGCGGAGGGATGGTGCCGGATGATCATTTCGATATCATTGGGAAACGCGCATTTGATTTTAAATTCGGTGGCGGTGTTGTAAACATTATCCACGGTGGGATAACCGTCCTTAAACTTGCAGGGATGCACGGCCATGACGGGGGTCACGCTGGTTGGGCCGGACTGGTCCATGCCAATCAGCCAAGTGGCAATGTCCACATGGTGCGCGCCCCAGTCGGTCAGTTTGCCGCCACTGTATTCGTACCACCAGCGAAATTCGTAGTGGCAGCGGGAATTGCCAAAACCCGCCCCCGGTCGATAAATAAAGTCCACCAGCGGAGCCTGCCCCAGCCACATCTCCCAGTTCAATCCATCCGGTACCGGGGCCTTGTCGATCGGGTCACAC
Above is a window of Pirellulales bacterium DNA encoding:
- a CDS encoding Gfo/Idh/MocA family oxidoreductase, producing MSYNRRQFLSQAARLTATAGAAAGLSTLGVSVPYFSSAVAFAAESKNDRHVIGCIGTGDRWKQIIKGAMNFGDVAAVCDVDRRHVEEGRAVTGGKAEMFEDYRRVLDNPKIDVVTIVTPDHWHSKIAVEAMRAGKDVYCEKPLTLTIDEGKIISRVQKETGRVFQVGTQQRSEMSGVDETGARHAQQFLKAVGIAHAGRLGKIKRVHCFIGGAPTCDPIDKAPVPDGLNWEMWLGQAPLVDFIYRPGAGFGNSRCHYEFRWWYEYSGGKLTDWGAHHVDIATWLIGMDQSGPTSVTPVMAVHPCKFKDGYPTVDNVYNTATEFKIKCAFPNDIEMIIRHHPSADMKLPEGNGVYVEGEKGNLFVSRSKLMGPAAVALKTDPLPDELLAKLYKGKKPGNHMANFFECVRDRGEPVSDVHTHHRAMTTCHLANIAIRLDRPLAWDAAREQITGDAAANEWLKREQRKGYEIEG
- a CDS encoding alpha-E domain-containing protein translates to MLSRVADSIFWMSRYIERAENVARFVEVNFNLALDLGIEHGDQWLPLISTTGDHDIFADRYGTPNMQKVVEFLTFDDENPNSIISCLRKARENARAVREMISSAMWEELNKFYLMVRGAATGRGLLDTPLDFFHEVKMASHLLQGVTDATMSHNEAWHFARMARLLERADKTSRILDVKYYLLLPSVNDVGTPIDTIQWAALLKSASALEMYRKAFGRITPEQVAEFLLLDKSFPRAVHFCMLRAEESLLTVTGSRLGTFHNQAEQRLGRLRADLDYTSIKEIISIGMHEFIDRFQTRLNDVGESIYYCFLSPEAYVRNNGQVQSQSQIMGMRY
- a CDS encoding circularly permuted type 2 ATP-grasp protein, with amino-acid sequence MYPAPPTGYDEYTTAAGEIRPAWRKFVDCLRHVGGEEFSRRWEQARRMLRDNGVTYNVYDENQGRDRPWELDPLPLLLGAAEWDRLAAGIAQRARLLNLILADLYGPQRLIIEGLIPPEFVLANPLYLRAAHGLPVVHGQYLQFYAAHLARDSGGEWSILADRTQAPAGAGYAVENRIVLSRMMPETYQACEVQRLAGFFLIMREALHELAPRHRENPRIVLLSPGPRSPAYFEDAYLARYLGYTLVEGGDLTVRDNLVFLKTLGGLLPVDVIMRRVADPDCDPLELSGGTVNGIPGLTHAVRCGNVVIANPLGSNLLEAPAFQAVVPHLARRLLGQELLLPCIPSWWCGDAAGQTQVLANLDQLIIKPAFEPRAKPILVRGLSSSEKAALREKITRHGEQFVGQAIIERSTVPVWNNGAIEAGRMGLRAFVMGKGEQYHVLPGGLVRISHADQLLAESTHAGQGSKDVWVLAAGPVKPVSLLHPAGEPLTIRRSGNDLPSRVADNMYWLGRNVERAEGAIRLLRGTISRLLDETTPGGSPELPALLKALHGGNSGGPQQDFDLPLVERNSAMQQEILAYVLDERQPDGLRKTLQNIQDLTSIVRDRISIDSWRILNRLHLEWMPGYPLGVASLADVLGMLNQMVITLSAFSGLGVESMTRGPAWRFLDIGRRMERALYTLNLLAQTLVASRPAETAILEALLEIADSSMTYRNRYLNILQARAVLDLLLTDETNPRSVGFQLAALSGHVDHLPNELGTDLLTGEQRTILSALTHVRLAEIEKLLDTDRTQRRQHLDRLLTRVATGLRGLSDSLTHKYLVHAMPSRQMSELRLG
- a CDS encoding circularly permuted type 2 ATP-grasp protein; amino-acid sequence: MFEADGRPRISSAALTQRIMNFTPAELQKRQRAADLALLNMGITFNVYGHEAGTEKIWPFDIVPRIIEFEEWQRVEAGLKQRIKALNLFIDDVYNERRIIRDGVVPEWLISSGKTLRGPCAGMHPTRGIWCHITGTDLVRGGDGQIYVLEDNLRCPSGVSYVLENREVMKRTFPQVFNGVSILPVEDYPERLLAMLQYIAPEGANDPNVVVLSPGIYNSAYFEHCFLAQQMGVELVQGSDLIVQDGYCYMRTTRGLERVDVIYRRIDDDFLDPTVFRSDSALGVAGLMDVYRAGRVALANAPGTGIADDKAVYAYVPQIIQYYLNEKPLIPNVPTYICGEPEQCEYVLAHIADLVIKPANESGGYGILLGPKATPAEHARYRDLIRSNPRNYIAQPMLALSRVPTIINDRLEGRHVDLRPYILYGEEIYVLPGGLTRVALKQGSLVVNSSQGGGSKDTWVVKSYGS
- a CDS encoding transglutaminase family protein; this translates as MALRVALHHSTTYSYARPIAIFPQIVRLRPAPHCRTPIVSYSLKIEPAGHFINWQQDPQGNYQARLVFPEKSAKFQITVDLVAEMTVINPFDFFLEKSIEHFPWTYEPWLATELRPFLEQIENGPLLREYVSTVDITPARTIDFLVALNQRVKHDIQYTIRLEPGVQTCEETLQLRSGSCRDTAWLLVQILRKLGIAARFVSGYLIQLVADVQPLDGPAGPTQDFTDLHAWVEVYLPGAGWVGLDPTSGLLAGEGHIPLACTPDPQSAAPVTGAVEPCESTFDFAMHLTRVLETPRVTKPYSPEQWSAIEALGHQIDVDLERQAVRLTMGGEPTFVSIDDMEGAEWNTAALGPTKRILAGELIKKLRARFASGGLLHYGQGKWYPGEQLPRWALSCYWRRDGQPIWKNPDLLVDEDRDYNHTAADAQRFGAALARRLGVGDEYLQAGYEDSWYYLWRERRLPVNVDPLDSKVEDKVERERIAKIFDQGLKAIVGYALPIERRLGAQGWQWASGPWFLRREHMFLIPGDSPMGFRLPLDSIPWALENERQYQGEFDPSAPRGTLPSHAQLAERRGPSWPQTGGFKAGRGLSLNEVAALQGLNSPYANGREDARRSKTTVKLVAGDAGQPMDMAELSAELDIEAEEQGGTAVLTTEAYLGNGGHGLSPTREHWRSWLDPRIARSPSATRQPQMGESAAWITRTAMCFETREGRLHVFMPPLQLVEDYLALITAIEETAAELDLPVVIEGYHPPHDYRLTHLRVTPDPGVIEVNLQPAYNWDELVKNTVGLYEDARACRLGTDKFMVDGRHTGTGGGNHVVMGGPTPAESPFLRRPDLLRSILTYWNNHPSLSYLFSGTFIGPTSQAPRIDEARHEQLYELEIAFQQIPANGSCPPWLTDRLFRNLLTDLTGNTHRAEFCIDKLYSPDTSSGRLGLVEFRAFEMPPHAQMSLAQQLLLRALVAVFWRQPYQQKLVHWGTTLHDKFMLPYFVWQDFRDVIRDLQSAGYPLSWDWFAPHFEFRFPRLGQVVYDSIELDFRGAIEPWLVLGEEPGGGGTVRYVDSSLERLQVHVRGLTDTRHVLLCNRRRVPLHPTGVAGEYIAGVRYRAWCPPSCLHPTIGVHTPLVFDLYDQWTQRSLGGATWHVMHPGGLSYDNFPINANAAETRRNSRFQPFGHSTGPWALPLPQTNGKFPFTLDLRYQGE